The Aedes aegypti strain LVP_AGWG chromosome 1, AaegL5.0 Primary Assembly, whole genome shotgun sequence sequence ccatagtaggcccgacttccactgatgatgcgcctccgtatttcacggctaacgttattgtcagccgtcagcaaggatccaaggtagacgaactcgtcgaccacctcgaaagtatccccgtctatcgtaacactgctacctaggcgagccctgtcgcgctcggccccaccagctagcatgtactttgtcttggccgcattcaccaccagtccaacttttgctgcctcgcgtttcaggcgttCAGTTCTAATGAACTTGATTATAGTAATCACGTGAGTGAACTCGAAATTATAGTTGTAAGGTATAAAGAATGAATAAATCCAACGGTTCGATCTCTTGTATCGTGACTTTCAAGTGAGTTGGACGTTTTATTTAAACCTCTCCGAAGATTAGTTTCTGGATATAAAAAGTACTAAGCTTTATCTCAGTTGAGACGTCATGCCACGGAAAAGAAGAAGACATCAATTGTTATGCTCTTTATGAAATTAAGaacattcaaattaaaaacaaaaaaaatctaaaattaagACTTCTAAATGTTCAATACCTCATTATTCAATcagatgtttttcaatatttgtggATGGGCATTATAACTGCCCACATCGGCAGCACTGCTCGCCACGCTGATGACGAAACACGCGCAAGAGAGCATAAAACCGGTCCGTTACTCGCCCATCCGCTCATTCAGTCTCGAACAAGCAATTTAGTGCGACGTGTAAAAGTTAATATCATTCATCCCACAGTGAGCTAGAGAACTACAATATGGAATACAAAGTGACACCACCGGCGGTTCTCCGGGAGCCTCTTGTTACTCCGAACAAACTACTGATGGGTCCAGGCCCATCGAATGCCCCGCAACGGGTGCTGGATGCCATGTCGCGGCCAATTCTTGGACATCTTCACCCGGAGACGCTTAAAATTATGGACGACATCAAAGAAGGTGTTCGGTATCTGTTCCAGACGAACAACATTGCCACCTTCTGTCTCAGTGCGTCCGGTCACGGTGGCATGGAAGCGACCCTGTGCAATCTGCTCGAGGATGGCGATGTGATTCTGATCGGTCATACCGGTCACTGGGGTGACCGTTCGGCTGATATGGCCACTCGATATGGTGCCGATGTGCGAGTCGTAAAATCCAAAGTAGGACAATCGCTTAGCTTGGACGAAATTCGGGATGCCCTGTTGATCCACAAGCCATCGGTGCTGTTCCTGACCCAGGGCGATTCCTCCACGGGGGTTCTGCAAGGATTGGAAGGAGTAGGCGCACTATGCCATCAACACAATTGCCTGCTGATTGTGGACACGGTTGCCTCGCTTGGAGGGGCACCGATGTTCATGGACCGCTGGGAGATCGACGCCATGTACACCGGGTCGCAGAAAGTGCTTGGGGCGCCACCCGGTATCACACCGGTTTCATTCAGCCATAGAGCCGTGTAAGTATCATCGACGTGTCGCGTCGTAGCTGGTCCGGAGATTGTGCGGTGTTATCTTGTCTCAAGAAGAGAAGGTACGCGCGCATTGAATTGGGGGGTCTTATCAAAAGTGAATGCGGTGAGGTTTGATTGCTTCCACTGTGGATTGGTACAAACAATTTTCGTTGATACACTCTGGGAGCAATCAGTGTTTTcgtctgcattttttttttcgcgttGTTATTCAAGAGATAGCGCATTTGAATGGTTGGGATGCGTAAACAATGCCTGATTTTAGTGCATTCTAATCTCCTATTGACTTTGAAACTTCTGAAAGTTGATAGTCATAATGccatttattaaaatttgaagCTATCGACAAGACATTAAAAAACATACCTGTgcttaaattgatatttttatgatatCTTCAAATTGGGTCCTGATAACGCCTAAAAATTGACATGAGGTCGTCTATGTACCGATATAGTCAGCCGTTGGCATGGGGACTTTTCTGTCCAAATCGGTTAACCAGAGCAAGACTAGAGGACTTGTAGTATTATATTTCGGGATGTTTTTCCTACGCCAGCCGTACAGGAAGTGTGCTGGCGGGAACGTGATCTTATACTCTACAAAACTCTCCCAAACCACTGATTTTAAACTGAAGGGATAAGATCTGTTTGTTGAAATCGAGGGATAAGAGTTCAGCCGAAATTGAAGGTGTAGACCATTTCAAAATTCGTATCCTTCAGACTAAGTTTAAATTTCTGAATGTGTGGGttttttttgggtatattaGATATTGAAATTCTTGCTACGCAATTTCAGCGACTTGGAAATAAGTAGCGTAATGTACTGTACTGGggaagccacgtgattttcgcgaaattcaagcctactactattaccattcccagcactgtatATGAGCACCCTAAATCCGTTCTtatatccgtgaacagcaggcgtgaactcgtcaacatgcaaaaatacaccgtgaactagatcatgcatacgagaacatttttttgacagttcacgttttccagaacgcttttttgagcgtgtagttttgattgcaaaaaaatcccatataatctacaaattcaattttttgttaCTACATTTGAATGTTATTAGTATTTATGAACACTCCGTGCAAGAAGATataattttttaagaacattccaACAGTTAAACATCATCATtctgaaatgatgaaatttaaaagagCCATTCGGGGTAATATGGGAAGTTTTTTTGAACatcatttattaatttttctttaagttttgaACACTGAGTTATAACATTCCTATTGCTCCATTTCCTCatcagctttggggttgcatgttatttcagatgaaatctcaagaatttatgcagttttcaagaGGTGCTCATTCTACCCCATTGGCCAAACtgccccgactacccctacATGATAACTCAATATAGAATATActagtggttcccaaccttctTAAAGCTACGACAACTTTCGGGAATCTACAATCATCTGCGGACCACTAAAAATAGATGTTCTTGAAATCAATGTTTCTGAATACCTGCTGTAGATCCCAGTATGATGATTGTGCAAAagttcaaaacatgtttttgtttaaatacCTACGAACTAAAATTAACACATTGGTTTTCAAATCAGAGATATGAACAAATCAATTatgtatgtttttaaggggtGAAACCTTATCCTCTGAAGCTTATCCTCTGCAGCCGACTCTTGGTCTGCGCGCCACAGGAGCTGCAATTCTaccataatgtgagtgacaccCGTTGTTACTACATTcaagcactcggcatccgcgcacattctctctattatattgtgCATGTATCGAGCATCATCTCTCACAATTTATGAATGTTCTAAACTATACAAGGTGCCAATGTCCTGACAAAAACTGCATCAGGTGGATGTTCACTTCCCTATGGTTTCTTTTATATCTGTCtaacacatttggtattagccgatgggtttATCAACCTTTAGTGGAGTTAttccattcctgctgccaacctcTGAGCGTTGTCTCTTTACACGCGTTGGGGACTCCTGGGGAACCTTGTTAGTTGAACATCTTCCTCGATGATGAGCgggatgggcgtcatcccggctatgatacACACGGCCTCTTTATATGCCGTTTGGTATGCACCTGCTAATCTTAAGCACATGATCCTATATGTACATGCTTTCCAACCGCCTTCgatttctgctcgttctaagcgcttttgacaaaattggtcctccataccttagtatggatagcgccacgctggCCAGGAGCTTgtgtttgctggcaattacagcagagctgttagacatcatcatcgaaagcgccgctatagccgtcgATGCCctttttacaggcatattcaacgtggctaacGAAGCTGAGCtcgtcatcgatcattaccccaagatgcctaagggatcgcttggactatatggtgcaatcacctaccgagataagagcccgttgctcggacttgggGCTGTTGAACaacaccacctcagtcttgtgatggGCCAATTATAGATATATAGTGCGCTAAtatcaactctacttcctccatcgattcgccatataccattgatatcgtcggcgaagccaacaatcttaacacccgtaggaggggcagcctcagtacgtcatcgtacatcgcattccataacagtaGGCCCAGGATTGAACTTTGAGGTACTCCCgtggtaattcgaacgcttttccgCCCCTCCTTTGACATACACTAGAATCCTACCataaaaatagctttctagaagcttacacaactgcaccggtaccttgaggcggtgaagtgcgtgGGCTATCGCTTCTCAGCTTGCGATGTTGAACagattcttcacatccagagctccttttatgctcgaatGCCACCTCAggtgtctgaacgaccgactggatagcgtccagagtagatttaccttccCTGAAttcaaactggttgttggacaggccgtccgcaccttctgtatacggtactagcctgttgaggatcaacctctccaataacttgcccgtcatATCTACTCAGTAGACAGATAGGGCTATATGCCGACGGgccacctggtggtttccccgcctttggtagtagcaccaatttctgttgCTTCCATACAttcgggaagattccttgatctatgcagcattgcatcgtggttctgaacatgtccaaATCCGAATTTACTGTCGCTTTTAAGGCTACATTTGGGATActatcgggtcccggtgccgtgtttgacgcgaatgatctCACGACTTCTGTAAGCTCTTCGATCGTCaccctcgccacttcttctccttcatctgccgctaACGGCGCTGGGGGTCATGGGCTTGCGGGAAAAGTacatcgatcgcagcaactcgggcgtcTTCTCTTGGGGCTCTGTGGCACCTTTgatcttagccattaccactctgtaggcgtcaccccacggactcgaattggcactctcgcatagagtatcaaagcatgcccgttttcgactcttgatttctttttaaagagccaactttgcctctctgaatgctgcaccgcgttcttctctttgtgcttctgtgcgtgcgcgttgcattcttcgtctagcccgaaggtagaatgctcgaagatttgcaattgattcgcaccaccagtacaccggcggcctgttctctctaggaggggcttttttcggcatggaagcatcacacgctcgtgatatcacagcaactagctcttcaccgtttaggtccgaagtgttccgttcgcgcctctGGGCTTCaatgaatacttcgccgtcgaagcgcacTGTTTTCCAACATCGGACTTGGGTCGAGTTATATCGCACTACTATTCgtccgcctggtattatactatagcgaatcgattgatgatcgctatgagtataatcGTCATCAATGGGCCCGTTCATGGTACCTATAAGGTTAGGACTACATAACGTCACGTCGCTAATCGATTCAACACCATTTCTGCGGGATGTAGTCACTGttcccacatttgccagctctacattcaATGCGGCCATGGAATTTAACAATAGTTGACCTCTTTGGTTGGTGCAGTGGCTACCCCAtcccactgcccatgcattgaagtcaccagcagtcttcccaaacgaacaccgaacacgttggttcaggCGGTTTCGGTACTCTCCCTGTACTCTGTTTTCGTGTGCAAACCGAAACGCTCGAAACTGAAcctaaacccaaacatgtgtaaagtgaacatcGGTGCAAACGCCGGTTCAAAAACCGGTCCATTTGTACCTCGATTGCAACcgcggttcaaattttggtgcaaATCTTCGGTTGCATCCGAGGTTCAGAACGATGACACAAACGGAGAGACAGAAAATTGTTGATATCCACGCTGatcaatttctacttatcgtgtcttgttgtttgatatagtaaaatccatgtttttttcataaatttaccaCTGAATGTTATTCAAAGTATTGATCTCAATTGATCtgcttaaataaaacatttattcaaacCTCAAGGGTCTTGCAATTTAAACCAAAAAGTTCCATACATGATGGTAGAAATTTATCCGTGTGGATTTCAACTGTTCTCTGTCTGCctgctttgtgccattatttgaacccaagtttgaaccaaagtttgatccgaagtacacatgtaccgggttcggtttgatatactggtacagagacgaagcgcgtttgtggttcaacacaagttgcaaggtTCAAACCAAAGTTGCACATCGGTTCGGTTCATGGAAAGCTGGTGACCTATCACTACCGGCTGCCGAatagctagttcggctatcatcctgtcgatcATGTGTGATAATTCCTCAATCTACCATCTTGGGGCGcataacaactgcaatagaacacgccgttaatttttgctatcgcaTAACACCTTAAACGTCATTTGagatagagactacttcttggattgggtatcgtcctgtcgtccctatagctgctagctgttgagatctatacgccacccagttcccgttgttggctggtatgcggtatgggttcGACAGTAACGTCACATCGGCCTTCGTTTCCGACACTGACTACCAAAGCAGCTGCtaagctgcatcacagtggtatTAATTCAACTGTGTTACTTTCGTTTTGTCTGCTTTGATACAGAACCATTGCATTTGCACGACTTATGGCcccgaaacacttgaaacaaacttcaggaggctgttttTCTCTTTGTTAGCCTCTGCAACTGGCCGCCttatcgccgccacctgggtgctctttctaaggtggatggccttactgcaCGGCTGCCCAACGCATGGtccgcgggccgcatccggcccgcgacCTTATTTTGTGCGACCCGCGGAGGGTTCGAAGATTCTTTtcatatttggcccgttgaCTTTTCTACCAACCGAATAATTTTAGAATGGTAACTATTTAATTTGTTTCTTAATCATCTTAGTaatcaattttatgaatgattaaattcaaaatctcaaattctggatgtttcaataatttttctaccatgacttccttcgaaataaaaaaaaatgcagcctGAACTAAACTTATGAACAAAAGGCTAAATTTTCGTACATAATTTCACTGGATTATAAACTAACATTCTCtaagaatcctgaaaaaatatcaacaactGGGACGcagaatccttgacaggattataaaaaaaagactTTTCACAAAATCTTCAATAAGACTTTTTAAGAATTCTGGACACGACTTTCATGGATAACAATGGCAAGATTTTTACAGAACTTTCAGCAGGATTTCATAGATTACTAGccagaattttcaacaaatttaataCGTATTATTTTGGAAATCCTTGGCATGATTACAATATAACGCTATATTAGTAGAGCAATAAgcgaatttataataaaattttgagcaggTTTCTTAATAAATACTTTTTAGCATTCTCAaagatttgagtgaaatttagAAGGAATCCTAGGCACGATTCTTGTAAAATTCTGGACATTCTGACCAAGATTTTTGTAAAAGCTTGATCAGGATTTTAGTTCATTTTGGGTCATGCTAATAATACTAGGTCAGATTTTGACAGAACTCAGAGTATGATTTTTATAGaatcttgaatatttttctcACAGGATCCTTAATTTTTGGGGTAGATTcctcaaaatattatgaacaattctcgcataacttgagattacgccctaaaagccattggtaaccgagtgtgtagctcctcgTTTCTAAGCAAATTAATGGACctggatgaaaactatcaccactgggagatagaggtgGTTCtcctcttcatcgtagcattattaaataacgtgtaaatccattcttTTACTCGGTAGCAACAAGATACACACTCGGTTactaatggcttttagggcgagatcacaagttatgcgagaattgatgaataattttgaaaggaatTCTCACAATATTCATCAGGATACTTAACAGCTATTATCTGATTTTTTATgtcttcaaatgaaatttacttcattcactgttttttgtcagattttatgaactttatttaatgaattttgtatgacttcaagcgaatatttgtgcgtttaaaaatgtggcccgcgacacaaaattgtttctgtgatttggccagaggttcaaaaaggttgggcggacctgccttactggctacgttaCACTACTCTTTGAGGGCAgtcgagacctccgctgcatcagTGAGCTCATCCATATTTTTACACAGGAGAGTCACTTCTGCaatcccggtcaaccagtcagtgaatttcgatagcgatcgatatagattcgttttgaaccgttagctatcgccatcgttggtcaaagatctataaagaattatgaagactggttggtcgggatcagggatcttacatcaacctcgtcgccaaTTACTTCCTCCGCTAGTCGCTTATAGGCTGCACCTTTTTGCTTTGTGTTCTTCGGTTAAGattaggatcatttcaccaatcctagtctgCCTTATGCTTCGCACATCTGTGCCCAATggcgtgcttcgcatcgccttcagaacctaggcgcagtgttgtgaaaaactcaatttctcacaactcacggttgagatttttcatgcgtgagttgtcaatcacgcaacttagcagtcaaaaaatcatggatgagttggctcacattttcgactcattgtctcgtatttccacagttcactcacacacggcaataatttgttgttagtctggtaaaattatagtaatcctttctaacgtaaacaacaacattcgggtttcacgagtttttgccgggttttgcgactgcatcattttttacggtttgagttgattgagttgattttgcattaaAATCTCTAGCGTgatatttgcgaaacagatCGCTAATGTGTTTgttctcacgggagagcgtttgattgagatttgagtgtgattCTATCAACACTGCCTAGGCGTATTTCGtctcctccgttttgataacgacgGCCTCACCTGagttcctacgtttcgctgttttcggtttaggaTTGGTCGCCGTTTCCGTTTTTTCCTTGTTTTCTTCTTTTCGACTCGTACCCATGCGTTGCTATTGctttgcgcccgtggttcctgtggaagCACTGTTTCGGTTTGGGCTATCTCGCGGCTCTTTTTCTTGCCTTTCGTGGCCTTAGACGTGGTATTGATTTCTCCACTGTtaccatgtcctcttgatcgcggagcTCGGCTCGTTCCAGCTTTTCCGCACTGGAGAACATCCGTTTA is a genomic window containing:
- the LOC5573438 gene encoding serine--pyruvate aminotransferase, mitochondrial — encoded protein: MEYKVTPPAVLREPLVTPNKLLMGPGPSNAPQRVLDAMSRPILGHLHPETLKIMDDIKEGVRYLFQTNNIATFCLSASGHGGMEATLCNLLEDGDVILIGHTGHWGDRSADMATRYGADVRVVKSKVGQSLSLDEIRDALLIHKPSVLFLTQGDSSTGVLQGLEGVGALCHQHNCLLIVDTVASLGGAPMFMDRWEIDAMYTGSQKVLGAPPGITPVSFSHRAVERYKRRNTKVKVYYWDMSLVGDYWGCFGRPRIYHHTISSTLLYGLREAIAMACEEGLPALIARHEDCAKRLYRGLQDAGFELYADPKDRLSTVTTIKVPQGVDWLKAAQYAMKTYLVEISGGLGPTAGQVFRIGLMGQNATTERVDRVLQVFQEAVAAVKPDVQVKGKM